DNA from Leptotrichia sp. OH3620_COT-345:
TAAGATGACTTGCGTAAGATGTGGCGCATTCGGTGCTAAAAAATACGAAGTAGACCATATTATAGAACTAACTTGGGAAAATCTTGATGATTGGAAAATAGCGCTGAACCCTGATAACCTACAACTCCTTTGTAAGTCTTGCCATAACAAGAAGACAAGCGAGTATAAACGTGGGAAAGGTGTGAGTTTATGGTAGAAAGGGGAAAAATTGAACTTATTCGGAAA
Protein-coding regions in this window:
- a CDS encoding HNH endonuclease: MKYNVDTVRESGWYNKKEWLAVRDYVRQRDKMTCVRCGAFGAKKYEVDHIIELTWENLDDWKIALNPDNLQLLCKSCHNKKTSEYKRGKGVSLW